The genomic region AAAACAAAATGTGGACCGCGTGGAAGAGACCGAGAAGCGGAAGCTCTACCTCGTCAAGGACGATGGCCGCCCCATCCCCAGCAACAAGTGGTATCAAAACCTCCTGTTCCAGCAATACGGCACTGGCTTGTGGGCGATGCCGCACAAGGTGGATGCCACGAAGGAGGGTATCGAGTTGTTTTACCCCACGAAACCCAATGGTGATGGCACCCGCATGGTTACTGAATTTCCGCTCGTCATCACCGGCAAGGATTTCAAGCCGGTGGATTCGCGAGCGAAGGCTTGGACGGATTGGACGGTTTCATTCCGACCGTTCGAGAGCGACTCGCGTTTCATGGATGTGACGCTTGGGGAAGGGATGCCGGCCGTGTGGTGCGAGTTCACGGGCGTGCAGCCCATTATCGCGTTTGGCGGTAACGGCGGCAAGGGTAGTCGCGGCAAAAAACCGGCGTCGTTTTTCGATCTTGCCGGCAAGGCGGCCTCGCTGCCTGTGACCGGCGACACGCTCGGCATCACCTACGAAGGTCGCTCGTATGGCGTGTTCGCGCCGGATGGGACGAAGTTCGAGCAAGGCGTGGACGGGGTGTCAGTCGCGTTTGCGGGCAAGGGCGCGTTTCTCGTCGTGTGTCCGCTGCCAGCGGAGAAGGACATTGCGCTTTTTCACCAGCATGCCTTCGCGGTGCCGCGCGACACGCAGCTCTCGTGGAACTACGATCGCAATGCGGGCACCATCACGACAACCTGGAAAGTCATGGCCGAGCCGCTCAAGGGAAGTGGCAAAAGTGTTATTCAGGGTTTCTTGCCGCATCATTGGCGCGAAAACACGGCCAAGCTCGATCTCAGCGGTCCGAACTTCACGACCATTCGTGGCGCCATGAAATGTGGCGCGGGCGAGACGTTCTCCGTGGCCTACCCGTTCCATGGCATTCTGCCGAATCTGCCCGTGCCAGTGGCGAAGAGCTACGACGGCGCACGAGTGAAAGAACTGCTGACACAGCATTTCACCGACCCGAAAAAGAAACTGGGCGGCGACACGTATTGGGGCGGCAAGGAGCTGGAGCGTTTTGCCCAAGCGGCATTTATTGCGGCGCAGACGAAGGATTCGTCGCTCGCGGTCATCCTTGGAAAATTGCGGGAGGGCATGGAAAACTGGTTGACGTACACTCCGGGTGAAAAAGGCCAGTTTTTCGCCTGGTACCCGCATCGCAAAGGATTGGTCGGATTCCCCGCCTCCTATGGTTCGGAACATTTCACGGATACGCATTTCCATCAAGGTTACTTCGTTTATGCGGCGGGGCTGCTGTGCCAGCTTCAGCCGGACTTCGCCGCGGCCTATGGTGAGTTTGCGCGGCTGATTGCAAAGAATTACGCGAACTACGATCGCAACGACTCGCGTTTCCCGTTCTTCCGCACGTTTGACCTCTGGCGCGGCCACAGCTTTGCCGATGGCAACGGTTTCCCCGACGGCAATAACCAGGAATCCACCGGCGAGGCTGTGAATAGTTGGGCTGGCATGATTCTGCTTGGCGAGGCGCTTGGCGACGCCGACCTTACCGCCGCCGGGGTGATGGGCTATTCGTTCGAGTCGCGTGCGAACGTCGAATATTGGTTCGATCCGCACGGCGATGTCTTCCCGAAGAATTACGCGCATAAAGCCTGCGGCATGATCTGGTGCAACAGCATCGTCTGGGGCACGTGGTTCACCGCCAGCCCGGCGTGGATTTACGGCATTCAATGGATTCCGTCAGGCCCCCACGCCGCGTTCTACGACCGGCAGCCGGCGCTCATCAAAAATGCCTATGCGGAGGTGGTGCGCGAGTTGGAGGCCTTTGAGGCCAGGGAGGCGGCCAAAAAGGCAAACTACGTGATGAAGCCGGCCACCATCAAAACGCTGGGCGGCGAACTCGGCAGTTATCACCTCGGTTTCCTCATGCATGCTGACGCTCCACGTGCGGTGGCCGAAATGGACAAGCTCTGGGCCGAGCCAGGGGACAAAGTCGCGCACAATGAATGGATGATGAACCTGTACTATCAAGCCAGTGCGCTCGCCGACCTTGGGCGCGTGGATTGGGCCTGTCACGGCAGCACCCCGACCTCGATGGTCTATGCGAACGCGGCGAAAAAGACGCGCACCTGCATCGCCTGGAACCCAACCGCCAAGCCGCAGACCGTGCAGTTCTTTGAAGGAACCAAACCCCTCGATAAACTCGTCGTTCCCCCGTACAGCATCGCCAGCGCATCCAAGTGAAATAGGAGAAATTCATCAAATGGCCGCATTTTGAATGGAAATTACCACGCTAATCGGTCGAATATCTGGCAAAATTGCTCGGATTATCACGCTAATC from Verrucomicrobiota bacterium harbors:
- a CDS encoding glycosyl hydrolase, which codes for MKTNSILTFSIVLSCVSIFAQQPVVVGKGSYASFPPPGQMMDKKQNVDRVEETEKRKLYLVKDDGRPIPSNKWYQNLLFQQYGTGLWAMPHKVDATKEGIELFYPTKPNGDGTRMVTEFPLVITGKDFKPVDSRAKAWTDWTVSFRPFESDSRFMDVTLGEGMPAVWCEFTGVQPIIAFGGNGGKGSRGKKPASFFDLAGKAASLPVTGDTLGITYEGRSYGVFAPDGTKFEQGVDGVSVAFAGKGAFLVVCPLPAEKDIALFHQHAFAVPRDTQLSWNYDRNAGTITTTWKVMAEPLKGSGKSVIQGFLPHHWRENTAKLDLSGPNFTTIRGAMKCGAGETFSVAYPFHGILPNLPVPVAKSYDGARVKELLTQHFTDPKKKLGGDTYWGGKELERFAQAAFIAAQTKDSSLAVILGKLREGMENWLTYTPGEKGQFFAWYPHRKGLVGFPASYGSEHFTDTHFHQGYFVYAAGLLCQLQPDFAAAYGEFARLIAKNYANYDRNDSRFPFFRTFDLWRGHSFADGNGFPDGNNQESTGEAVNSWAGMILLGEALGDADLTAAGVMGYSFESRANVEYWFDPHGDVFPKNYAHKACGMIWCNSIVWGTWFTASPAWIYGIQWIPSGPHAAFYDRQPALIKNAYAEVVRELEAFEAREAAKKANYVMKPATIKTLGGELGSYHLGFLMHADAPRAVAEMDKLWAEPGDKVAHNEWMMNLYYQASALADLGRVDWACHGSTPTSMVYANAAKKTRTCIAWNPTAKPQTVQFFEGTKPLDKLVVPPYSIASASK